A single region of the Actinoplanes sp. SE50/110 genome encodes:
- a CDS encoding alpha amylase C-terminal domain-containing protein: MVASQEHVTADLARGATLVGGGVAVRFWAPAARRVFVAFDGVLSYLPDPADELVQDPVTGDWTGWFPGVGAGTKYRFYVIGAGGEGFKRDPQARELELYGYPECDALVVDDDAYPWHDQGWTPPGAAELIVYQFHVGVFAAADPLGHDRRPHRTAKLLDAVQRVPYLAALGVTAVQPLPVVEFQGEWSLGYNGTDLFSPEMDYCVDPHALPPYLDAVNELLAATGAGPLKFEQLAGQVNQLKAFVDVCHRFGIAVLFDVVYNHAGGGLDPQSLDYIDMPAAPGPDNNAYFTGDGWAGGRVFAFGRPAVREFLTANALMFLRDYHADGLRFDEVTVIDANGGWGFCQELTGTLRAAKPAAVQIAEYWGEFRGLAVAPPPGGMGFDLAYADTLRDAVRAVLADRGAGVGRLVAGLHSPGWSYNCLENHDLVLDMDDHRAPRIATLADSADPRSWYARSRSRVATGLLLTAPGVPMLFMGQEFLEDTLWSDSPGRTDRLIWWDGALGADRHMVDFLRCTRDLVHLRRELPALRSAAVDVLHVDEDNRVVAMRRGDDVVVLLTFSESTLYDYRLNLPWAGRWREVFNSDYYDFFPNPMVAGNAGAVTAAPEVSLTVPANGMMILQADH; this comes from the coding sequence ATGGTGGCTTCGCAGGAGCATGTCACCGCCGATCTGGCGCGCGGGGCGACGCTCGTCGGCGGCGGGGTGGCGGTCCGGTTCTGGGCGCCGGCGGCGCGGCGGGTCTTCGTGGCGTTCGACGGGGTGCTCAGCTATCTGCCCGATCCGGCGGACGAGCTGGTCCAGGATCCGGTGACCGGCGACTGGACCGGCTGGTTTCCCGGGGTGGGCGCCGGCACGAAGTACCGGTTCTACGTGATCGGGGCCGGCGGGGAGGGCTTCAAGCGGGACCCGCAGGCGCGGGAGCTGGAGCTGTACGGCTATCCGGAGTGTGACGCGCTGGTCGTCGACGACGACGCGTATCCCTGGCACGACCAGGGGTGGACGCCGCCGGGCGCGGCGGAGCTGATCGTCTACCAGTTCCATGTGGGGGTGTTCGCGGCGGCCGATCCGCTGGGCCACGACCGCAGGCCGCACCGTACCGCCAAACTGCTCGACGCCGTGCAGAGGGTGCCCTATCTCGCGGCGCTCGGGGTGACCGCGGTGCAGCCGCTGCCGGTGGTCGAGTTCCAGGGGGAGTGGAGCCTCGGATACAACGGCACGGATCTGTTCTCGCCGGAGATGGACTACTGCGTGGATCCGCACGCGCTGCCGCCCTATCTGGACGCGGTCAACGAGCTGCTGGCCGCGACCGGGGCCGGGCCGCTCAAGTTCGAGCAGCTGGCCGGGCAGGTGAACCAGTTGAAGGCGTTCGTCGACGTCTGTCACCGGTTCGGGATCGCGGTGCTCTTCGACGTGGTCTACAACCATGCCGGCGGCGGTCTCGACCCGCAGAGCCTGGACTACATCGACATGCCGGCCGCGCCGGGGCCGGACAACAACGCGTATTTCACCGGCGACGGCTGGGCCGGTGGCCGGGTGTTCGCCTTCGGCCGGCCGGCGGTGCGCGAGTTCCTGACCGCGAACGCGCTGATGTTCCTGCGCGACTATCACGCCGACGGGTTGCGCTTCGACGAGGTGACCGTGATCGACGCGAACGGCGGCTGGGGTTTCTGCCAGGAGCTGACCGGCACGCTGCGGGCGGCGAAGCCGGCGGCCGTGCAGATCGCCGAGTACTGGGGCGAGTTCCGCGGGCTGGCCGTCGCGCCGCCGCCCGGCGGGATGGGTTTCGACCTGGCCTACGCGGACACGTTGCGCGACGCGGTGCGCGCGGTGCTGGCCGATCGGGGAGCCGGGGTCGGTCGGCTGGTCGCCGGGTTGCACTCGCCCGGCTGGTCCTACAACTGCCTGGAAAACCACGACCTGGTCCTCGACATGGACGACCACCGGGCGCCGCGGATCGCCACGCTGGCCGACAGCGCCGACCCCCGGTCCTGGTACGCGCGCAGCCGGTCCCGGGTGGCCACCGGCCTGCTGTTGACCGCGCCCGGTGTGCCGATGCTGTTCATGGGCCAGGAATTCCTGGAGGACACGCTCTGGTCGGACAGCCCGGGGCGCACCGACCGGCTGATCTGGTGGGACGGGGCGCTCGGCGCCGACCGGCACATGGTCGACTTCCTGCGCTGCACGCGGGACCTGGTCCACCTGCGCCGGGAGTTGCCGGCGCTGCGCTCGGCGGCGGTCGACGTGCTGCACGTCGACGAGGACAACCGGGTGGTCGCGATGCGGCGCGGCGACGACGTGGTGGTGCTGCTGACCTTCAGCGAGTCCACGCTGTACGACTACCGGCTGAACCTGCCGTGGGCGGGCCGGTGGCGCGAGGTGTTCAACAGTGACTACTACGACTTCTTCCCCAACCCGATGGTGGCCGGGAACGCGGGCGCGGTGACCGCCGCCCCGGAGGTGTCACTGACCGTCCCGGCGAACGGGATGATGATTCTGCAGGCGGACCACTGA
- a CDS encoding STAS domain-containing protein produces MIGGRDEPRFAGAGVAGARTGDRLLIHLRGSLDAMSVTALQTQLYDLTRVHDVLGLAAPVRQIHIDLAEVDFCDAAGLRMLVAARCVADARDATCHLRNPQPHLRWLLRATRASDLFQVD; encoded by the coding sequence ATGATCGGCGGACGCGACGAGCCGCGGTTCGCGGGCGCCGGCGTGGCCGGCGCCCGCACCGGTGACCGGCTGCTCATCCACCTGCGCGGCAGCCTGGACGCGATGTCGGTGACCGCGCTGCAGACCCAGCTGTACGACCTGACCCGGGTGCACGACGTGCTGGGCCTGGCCGCACCGGTCCGGCAGATCCACATCGATCTGGCCGAGGTGGACTTCTGCGACGCGGCCGGGCTGCGGATGCTGGTCGCGGCCCGCTGTGTGGCCGATGCCCGGGACGCCACCTGTCACCTGCGCAACCCGCAGCCGCATCTGCGCTGGCTGCTGCGCGCCACCCGGGCCAGCGACCTGTTCCAGGTGGACTGA
- a CDS encoding ATP-binding protein, translating into MVAGSPHLIGWSGDARADAVLAVIDPETAVIEVTLCGPWDRQLSAQARAVLDKCLAEHPTGMIVDLHRLTDPRAVSAALWLTLCAQGAAMRPPIAIGVCLPASAPLARRLRRLGARDWLVMHASVQQAHTALAHRRPLIDRMQLALPPDPAAASLARALIGDACQGWDLPHLLERGRLVASELVVNAAEHAGTDIAMIVSSRGEGVTAALHLAVHDGDPALPQVRDPVPGPLGPSLTDRGLGLRIVGAAASAWGALPARGGKLVWAILRNRPEVPG; encoded by the coding sequence ATGGTTGCGGGCTCGCCCCATCTGATCGGGTGGTCCGGGGACGCGCGCGCCGACGCCGTGCTGGCGGTCATCGACCCGGAGACCGCGGTCATCGAGGTGACCCTGTGCGGGCCCTGGGACCGGCAACTGTCCGCGCAGGCCCGCGCTGTGCTGGACAAGTGCCTGGCCGAGCACCCGACCGGCATGATCGTCGACCTGCACCGGCTGACCGACCCGCGTGCGGTCAGTGCCGCCCTCTGGCTCACGCTCTGCGCACAGGGCGCGGCGATGCGGCCACCGATCGCGATCGGGGTCTGCCTGCCGGCGTCCGCCCCACTGGCCCGTCGGCTGCGCCGGCTCGGCGCCCGCGACTGGCTGGTCATGCACGCGTCGGTGCAGCAGGCGCACACCGCCCTGGCCCACCGCCGCCCGCTGATCGACCGGATGCAGCTGGCCCTGCCGCCCGACCCGGCCGCCGCCTCCCTGGCCCGGGCCCTGATCGGGGACGCCTGCCAGGGCTGGGATCTGCCGCACCTGCTGGAGCGTGGCCGGCTGGTCGCCTCCGAGCTGGTGGTGAACGCGGCCGAGCACGCCGGCACCGACATCGCGATGATCGTGTCGTCGCGCGGGGAGGGCGTCACCGCCGCGCTGCACCTCGCGGTGCACGACGGCGATCCGGCGCTGCCGCAGGTCCGCGACCCGGTTCCGGGCCCGCTCGGGCCGTCGCTCACCGACCGCGGCCTGGGTCTGCGGATCGTCGGGGCGGCCGCCTCGGCGTGGGGCGCGCTTCCGGCCCGGGGTGGGAAACTGGTGTGGGCGATCCTGCGCAACCGCCCGGAGGTGCCGGGATGA